The following are encoded in a window of Labrus bergylta chromosome 16, fLabBer1.1, whole genome shotgun sequence genomic DNA:
- the crhr1 gene encoding corticotropin-releasing factor receptor 1: MEKLLKQVVCVCVLFCGRVSPAELTCETLILLSTNLTARTLALFNQTFTVSNTSGLYCDLSVDGIGTCWPRSAAGELISRPCPEQFNGIHYNTTNKVYRECQSNGSWAPRGNYSQCTEIIVLRKSKVHYQVAVIINYLGHCISLGALLLAFTLFMRLRSIRCLRNIIHWNLISAFILRNATWFIVQLTMNPAVTESNQVWCRLVTAGYNYFHVTNFFWMFGEGCYLHTAVVLTYSTDKLRKWMFICIGWGIPFPIIVFWAFGKLYYDNEKCWFGKKAGVYTDYIYQGPMILVLLINFVFLFNIVRILMTKLRASTTSETMQYRKAVKATLVLLPLLGITYMLFFVNPGGEDEVAQIVFIYFNSILESFQGFFVSVFYCFLNSEVRSAVRKRWIRWQDRHSFRSRVVRATSLPTSPSRVSFHSIKQSSNL, from the exons gtggtgtgtgtctgtgtgttattcTGTGGGCGAGTTTCCCCTGCAGAGTTAACCTGTGAAACTCTCATCCTGCTGTCAACCAACCTGACAG CGAGGACGTTGGCGTTGTTTAACCAGACGTTCACCGTCAGCAACACTTCAG GTCTGTACTGTGACCTGTCTGTGGATGGGATAGGAACGTGTTGGCCTCGCAGTGCAGCAGGAGAGCTCATCTCCAGACCCTGTCCTGAACAGTTCAACGGCATCCACTACAACACCACCA ACAAGGTGTACAGAGAGTGTCAGTCCAACGGCAGCTGGGCTCCTCGAGGAAACTACAGCCAGTGCACCGAGATCATCGTCCTG AGGAAGAGTAAAGTTCATTATCAGGTTGCTGTGATCATCAACTACCTGGGACACTGTATCTCTCTGGGAGCTCTGCTGCTCGCCTTCACACTCTTTATGAGACTCAG GAGTATTCGTTGTCTGAGGAACATCATCCACTGGAATCTGATCTCCGCGTTCATCCTGAGGAACGCCACCTGGTTCATCGTCCAGCTGACCATGAACCCCGCTGTAACCGAGAGCAACCAG gtgtgGTGCAGGTTGGTGACAGCAGGTTATAATTATTTCCATGTAACAAACTTCTTCTGGATGTTTGGTGAAGGTTGTTATCTTCACACGGCAGTCGTCCTCACGTACTCCACTGACAAACTCAGGAAGTGGATGTTCATCTGCATCGGCTGGG gtaTTCCGTTCCCCATCATCGTGTTCTGGGCCTTTGGGAAGCTTTACTACGACAATGAAAA atgCTGGTTTGGAAAGAAGGCGGGGGTTTATACAGACTACATCTACCAAGGTCCCATGATCCTGGTCCTGCTG ATTAACTTTGTCTTCCTGTTCAACATCGTTCGGATCCTGATGACCAAACTGAGGGCATCAACCACCTCAGAGACCATGCAGTACAG GAAGGCAGTGAAGGCGACTCTGGTGCTGCTGCCTCTGTTGGGAATCACCTACATGTTGTTCTTTGTGAATCCTGGAGGAGAGGACGAAGTCGCTCAGATTGTCTTCATCTACTTTAACTCCATCTTGGAGTCCTTCCAG ggtttctttgtttctgttttctactgttttctCAACAGTGAG gtgCGGTCTGCGGTCAGGAAGCGTTGGATTCGTTGGCAGGATCGTCACTCCTTCCGGAGCCGGGTGGTACGCGCCACGTCATTACCCACCTCGCCAAGCAGAGTCTCCTTCCACAGCATCAAACAGTCTTCCAACCTCTGA
- the maptb gene encoding microtubule-associated protein tau isoform X2 → MDGYSAPVGGGPAPADQSMSGDLDSISSLDKLPNGSIAKREEEAKGQRDEGEVVRSSPEEQPERMDKEEENERFVNEKEEEEEERPWDKERVKEEEDKEEEQPELPCSPTRPSSDDGGADKEEEEEEEEGEEKEMEKVSKEEEVDLQDKNGGSEKKQEHLTTPPLEQEEEEGEENEEVEGEEQIEKAEEVRGEKHDEEEEEEEVEDELTGEEQKEEKDVGQEKQKEVREEEEEEEEEEEAREREQGKEERKHTDKEDKEVTEDEEVVLMKKEEKTEEIVLEREAQAESPCSSITPPDEGGVHREEEEEEQMMKESSDGAVMSAEEEQESSDVLKTSSPISPACPAEEQLDPQEAKENALIHQAPPVPPPAAANEVLTGQTNAPPLANGGVSKEKKRAISTAAPPSRAKAPPAGAASVRKTSAASPLKQAAPPKTKSAPPAKQAAQVRKSEKAAAKGAAEETVKASKAAGGAKAAMMMTAKSTESVDGVSSPGSRSPASRSSTPNRDVKKVAVVRTPPRSPNSARGRTPPLQSHPMPDLTNVRSKVGSTENLRHSPGGGKVQIVHKKLDLSSVTSKCGSKANIHHKPGGGKLEIKSEKVDFKSVQSKIGSLDNVTHVPGGGKKKIESQKLNFRESAKARTDHGADIVVQPDSSPRHLSNTSSPGSLNAAEAPPLNDLADQVSASLAKQGL, encoded by the exons ATGGATGGATACTCCGCCCCCGTTGGAGGTGGTCCCGCCCCTGCAGACCAGAGCATGTCAGGAG aCCTTGACTCCATCAGTTCACTGGATAAGCTTCCAAATGGAAGCATAGCAAAGCGGGAGGAGGAGGCGAAGGGGCAACGGGATGAAGGTGAAGTGGTGAGGAGCAGCCCTGAGGAGCAGCCGGAAAGGATGGATAAGGAAGAGGAAAATGAAAGATTTGTGaatgagaaagaggaggaggaagaggagcggcCTTGGGACAAAGAGcgagtgaaggaggaggaggacaaagaaGAGGAGCAGCCAGAGCTTCCCTGCTCCCCCACCAGACCTTCTTCTGATGACGGAGGAGCAgacaaagaagaggaggaggaggaggaggaaggagaagaaaaggaaatggaGAAGGTGTCAAAGGAGGAAGAGGTAGACCTACAAGATAAAAATGGAGGGAGTGAGAAGAAACAGGAGCATCTCACAACGCCTCCTTtagagcaggaagaggaagaaggagaagagaatGAGGAGGTCGAAGGAGAGGAGCAGATAGAGAAGGCGGAggaggtcagaggagaaaaacatgacgaggaggaggaggaggaggaggtggaggatgaATTGACAGGagaagaacagaaagaggaaaaggatgtaggacaagaaaaacagaaggaagttagagaagaagaagaagaagaagaagaagaggaggaagccagagaaagagaacaaggaaaggaagagaggaaacaCACTGACAAAGAAGACAAGGAGGTGACAGAGGATGAAGAAGTTGTATTGatgaaaaaagaggagaagacagAAGAGATTGTGTTGGAGAGGGAGGCTCAGGCAGAATCCCCCTGCTCCTCCATCACACCTCCTGATGAAGGAGGAGttcacagagaggaggaggaggaggagcagatgaTGAAGGAGAGTTCTGACGGAGCTGTGATGTCAGCTGAGGAGGAGCAAGAGTCCTCAGATGTACTGAAAACAAGCTCTCCCATCAGTCCGGCGTGTCCTGCCGAGGAGCAGCTCGACCCCCAGGAGGCGAAGGAGAACGCACTGATCCACCAAGCACCTCCCGTTCCTCCACCCGCCGCTGCCAACGAGGTCTTAACTGGTCAAACAAATGCTCCTCCTCTGGCTAATGGAGGCGTCAGCAAAGAGAAGAAGCGCGCGATTTCTACTGCCGCTCCTCCTTCCAGAGCCAAAGCTCCGCCCGCAGGAGCTGCCTCAGTGAGGAAAACAAGCGCCGCCTCCCCACTGAAACAGGCTGCTCCACCCAAGACAAAAAGTGCTCCTCCGGCTAAACAGGCTGCCCAAGTTAGGAAATCAg AAAAAGCAGCCGCGAAGGGAGCTGCTGAAGAAACTGTGAAG GCCTCCAAGGCAGCAGGGGGTGCCAAAGCAGCCATGATGATGACAGCCAAGAGTACAG AgtcagtggatggagtcagcaGTCCAGGGAGTCGTTCTCCTGCCAGCAGATCCTCGACTCCGAACAGAGATGTGAAAAAG GTGGCAGTGGTCCGGACCCCTCCCAGGTCACCTAACTCAGCCCGTGGACGCACACCTCCCCTACAATCCCACCCCATGCCTGACCTCACCAACGTGAGGTCAAAGGTGGGATCCACGGAGAACCTCAGACACTCACCTGGCGGTGGCAAG gttcAGATTGTTCATAAGAAGTTGGATCTCAGTAGCGTGACATCAAAGTGCGGCTCTAAGGCCAACATCCACCACAAACCAG gtgGAGGGAAGCTGGAGATCAAGTCAGAGAAGGTGGATTTTAAGAGTGTTCAGTCTAAAATTGGCTCTTTGGATAACGTCACTCATGTTCCaggaggagggaagaagaag ATCGAGAGTCAAAAACTGAACTTTCGAGAGTCCGCCAAAGCTCGCACTGACCACGGTGCGGACATCGTCGTCCAGcccgactcctcccctcgtcaCCTTAGCAACACTTCCTCCCCTGGAAGCCTTAACGCTGCTGAAGCTCCGCCTCTCAACGACTTGGCTGACCAG GTTTCTGCCTCCCTCGCCAAACAAGGCCTGTGA
- the maptb gene encoding microtubule-associated protein tau isoform X1, whose amino-acid sequence MDGYSAPVGGGPAPADQSMSGDLDSISSLDKLPNGSIAKREEEAKGQRDEGEVVRSSPEEQPERMDKEEENERFVNEKEEEEEERPWDKERVKEEEDKEEEQPELPCSPTRPSSDDGGADKEEEEEEEEGEEKEMEKVSKEEEVDLQDKNGGSEKKQEHLTTPPLEQEEEEGEENEEVEGEEQIEKAEEVRGEKHDEEEEEEEVEDELTGEEQKEEKDVGQEKQKEVREEEEEEEEEEEAREREQGKEERKHTDKEDKEVTEDEEVVLMKKEEKTEEIVLEREAQAESPCSSITPPDEGGVHREEEEEEQMMKESSDGAVMSAEEEQESSDVLKTSSPISPACPAEEQLDPQEAKENALIHQAPPVPPPAAANEVLTGQTNAPPLANGGVSKEKKRAISTAAPPSRAKAPPAGAASVRKTSAASPLKQAAPPKTKSAPPAKQAAQVRKSGAPPPLNKEKAAAKGAAEETVKASKAAGGAKAAMMMTAKSTESVDGVSSPGSRSPASRSSTPNRDVKKVAVVRTPPRSPNSARGRTPPLQSHPMPDLTNVRSKVGSTENLRHSPGGGKVQIVHKKLDLSSVTSKCGSKANIHHKPGGGKLEIKSEKVDFKSVQSKIGSLDNVTHVPGGGKKKIESQKLNFRESAKARTDHGADIVVQPDSSPRHLSNTSSPGSLNAAEAPPLNDLADQVSASLAKQGL is encoded by the exons ATGGATGGATACTCCGCCCCCGTTGGAGGTGGTCCCGCCCCTGCAGACCAGAGCATGTCAGGAG aCCTTGACTCCATCAGTTCACTGGATAAGCTTCCAAATGGAAGCATAGCAAAGCGGGAGGAGGAGGCGAAGGGGCAACGGGATGAAGGTGAAGTGGTGAGGAGCAGCCCTGAGGAGCAGCCGGAAAGGATGGATAAGGAAGAGGAAAATGAAAGATTTGTGaatgagaaagaggaggaggaagaggagcggcCTTGGGACAAAGAGcgagtgaaggaggaggaggacaaagaaGAGGAGCAGCCAGAGCTTCCCTGCTCCCCCACCAGACCTTCTTCTGATGACGGAGGAGCAgacaaagaagaggaggaggaggaggaggaaggagaagaaaaggaaatggaGAAGGTGTCAAAGGAGGAAGAGGTAGACCTACAAGATAAAAATGGAGGGAGTGAGAAGAAACAGGAGCATCTCACAACGCCTCCTTtagagcaggaagaggaagaaggagaagagaatGAGGAGGTCGAAGGAGAGGAGCAGATAGAGAAGGCGGAggaggtcagaggagaaaaacatgacgaggaggaggaggaggaggaggtggaggatgaATTGACAGGagaagaacagaaagaggaaaaggatgtaggacaagaaaaacagaaggaagttagagaagaagaagaagaagaagaagaagaggaggaagccagagaaagagaacaaggaaaggaagagaggaaacaCACTGACAAAGAAGACAAGGAGGTGACAGAGGATGAAGAAGTTGTATTGatgaaaaaagaggagaagacagAAGAGATTGTGTTGGAGAGGGAGGCTCAGGCAGAATCCCCCTGCTCCTCCATCACACCTCCTGATGAAGGAGGAGttcacagagaggaggaggaggaggagcagatgaTGAAGGAGAGTTCTGACGGAGCTGTGATGTCAGCTGAGGAGGAGCAAGAGTCCTCAGATGTACTGAAAACAAGCTCTCCCATCAGTCCGGCGTGTCCTGCCGAGGAGCAGCTCGACCCCCAGGAGGCGAAGGAGAACGCACTGATCCACCAAGCACCTCCCGTTCCTCCACCCGCCGCTGCCAACGAGGTCTTAACTGGTCAAACAAATGCTCCTCCTCTGGCTAATGGAGGCGTCAGCAAAGAGAAGAAGCGCGCGATTTCTACTGCCGCTCCTCCTTCCAGAGCCAAAGCTCCGCCCGCAGGAGCTGCCTCAGTGAGGAAAACAAGCGCCGCCTCCCCACTGAAACAGGCTGCTCCACCCAAGACAAAAAGTGCTCCTCCGGCTAAACAGGCTGCCCAAGTTAGGAAATCAggcgctcctcctcctcttaacaAAG AAAAAGCAGCCGCGAAGGGAGCTGCTGAAGAAACTGTGAAG GCCTCCAAGGCAGCAGGGGGTGCCAAAGCAGCCATGATGATGACAGCCAAGAGTACAG AgtcagtggatggagtcagcaGTCCAGGGAGTCGTTCTCCTGCCAGCAGATCCTCGACTCCGAACAGAGATGTGAAAAAG GTGGCAGTGGTCCGGACCCCTCCCAGGTCACCTAACTCAGCCCGTGGACGCACACCTCCCCTACAATCCCACCCCATGCCTGACCTCACCAACGTGAGGTCAAAGGTGGGATCCACGGAGAACCTCAGACACTCACCTGGCGGTGGCAAG gttcAGATTGTTCATAAGAAGTTGGATCTCAGTAGCGTGACATCAAAGTGCGGCTCTAAGGCCAACATCCACCACAAACCAG gtgGAGGGAAGCTGGAGATCAAGTCAGAGAAGGTGGATTTTAAGAGTGTTCAGTCTAAAATTGGCTCTTTGGATAACGTCACTCATGTTCCaggaggagggaagaagaag ATCGAGAGTCAAAAACTGAACTTTCGAGAGTCCGCCAAAGCTCGCACTGACCACGGTGCGGACATCGTCGTCCAGcccgactcctcccctcgtcaCCTTAGCAACACTTCCTCCCCTGGAAGCCTTAACGCTGCTGAAGCTCCGCCTCTCAACGACTTGGCTGACCAG GTTTCTGCCTCCCTCGCCAAACAAGGCCTGTGA